The genome window CCTGTGTTTATACCTAACGGCTATGACAAAACTTTTGCAGAGCTTGGTGATGAGATAAAAAACACAATAAGCCACAGAGCTGTGGCCTCTGCTAAGTTAAAAGATTTTCTTGTTGATAAATTTGTAAGAGGTTAAGGCAAACCCCTCATCATGTTTCTCGTCATTTGCCCCCTGCGCCTCAACTATGCTAACATAGTGCTGTTGTGATAGTTTATCTAAACGGGGAGTTTATGCCGGTTGAGGAGGCCAAAGTGTCCGTTTTTGACCACGGGCTGCTCTATGGTGACGGTTTTTTTGAGACATTACGCTCATACGGCGGAATTGTTTTTAAGGCGGATGAACATTTAAAGAGGTTTAACAGGGCTGTCAGCCTCTTAAGCATGAATTTAAGTATTTCTACAGAAGAATTGGAAGCACTTATTTATAAAACTATCGAATTAAACGCCCTCAGTGATTCCACAATCAGGGTGACAGTGACAAGAGGAGCCGGCCCTCCAGGCCTTGATCCGGTTGTCTGCCCAAAGCCCACTATCTTTATCTACGCCCACACTTTTAAACCATACCCTGATTCATACTACAGAGACGGAATGGAAATAGTGACTGCATCAGTGAGGAGAAGTCCCATTGAGTGCCCGGCGTGGAAAACCCTTACACAAATAAAATCCATTAACTTTCTACCGAATATACTTGCCAAAATCGAGTCTAAACAAAGCAGCGCTGGTGAGATACTCTTACTTAACAGCTCAGGTCACATAACCGAGTGCAGTGTTTCCAACATTTTTTTTGTTAAAGGCAGTGCTCTCTACACTCCATCGCTTGAGTGCGGAATTCTTGACGGCATCACCCGTAAGGTCGTCACAGATATAGCACAGGAGCTAAGTATCACCGTCTATGAAGGAGAATTCTTTCCTGCCACCCTCTACCGTGCTGATGAGGTATTCTTAACAAACACAATAATGGAAGTAATGCCGGTTGGCAAGGCTGACGGCAGAGTCTTTAACAAAGAAAGGTTAATCACAAATCGGTTAGCTGCTGCGTATAGAAAAGAGACGGAACGATGATACATTTTAAAAGCGGTCTTGACAATGGGGGCTACTATAGTAAATAATGTGAGAAAATGAAGATATATCCAAAAACTACTATTATTCTGTTGTTCATAGCATTATTACCAATTTTTACAATTAGCGTTGCCGCTTATCATATCGCCGGAATAGTATTAAAACAACATATTATTGACAGCCTTGAATCGACTGCAACGGTTCAGAAACAGAGAATTGAAAGCAAGCTGGAAATGAATATCGAGAGAATGGATCTAATTACAAGCAGACCTCCGATGCGTGCAGCACTTGAGAATTATTTAAAAACCGGCGATAGACAACAACTGGAAATAGTTGTCACTGTTATATCAAATGCTAAGGCAGTCATAAAGGACATAGAAGACATCCACATATTGAATAAAGACGGAAAGGTGGCCGCCTCGACAAACGATTCGCTACTCAGTATGGATTTTTCCAAAGAAGAGTACTTTATCAGGGGAATGAAAGGCTATTCGATGGATGTTTTTTCTCTTAGAGATGAGGTTAAAGTTGTCAATTACCTTTCATGTCCGTTAGTGCATGAAAAGAGGCTGATAGGGATATTGGTTGTTGAAACCACATTTAAGCCAATTATAGAAATTACCCGTGATTATGCCGGATTGGGAAAAACAGGGGAATCTATCCTCGCAAAGATTGATGAAAATGGAGACGCCCTTTTTATTGTCCCTCTGAGATTCGATGAAAACTCGGTATTGAGAAAAACTACTCATATGAGTAAAATAGATAGTCCGGTTGTTCAGGCGTTGATGAAAAAAGAAAATACCCTGTATGATGTGATAGATTACAGAGGGAAGGTAGTTACAGCTGTAACAAAGTCTATTGGGAAGACTAACTGGGGGCTGGTAGTGAAAGTAGATGGAGATGAGGCACTTTCCCCGCTTTTTAAGCTGCGCAATCTCTTTATAGGAGTTGCCGGTATTACAATTGTCCTTGTACTTACGATCTCTTTTTACAGTGCCCGTTCAATTACCAAACCTATTACAAATCTTACAGTCGTTGCAATGAGAATAAAAGAAGGTGACACCTCTGCAATTGCAGACATTAGTTCAAGTGATGAGATTGGCTTTTTATCGGAGACGTTTAACGAAATGACGGCAGACTTGTTAGAATCGAAAAAGAAACTGGAACACGATATAGAGGAACAATACAAGTTGTTTTTTGAAAATGCCGTGGAGTCTATATTGCTGTGCGAGGCAGAGGGGCAAAGTGCCGGAGCAATAATTAAGGCAAACAGAGCTGCTTCGGAAATGTATGGTTATACTATAGAAGAACTCCAACAGATATCCATCTATGATCTTAACTCTACCGATAGAGCCTATTTTGTTAGAGAGAGCATAGGCAGCGTAATATCTGGAGAGCAATTAAAGGGTGAAACAAAAAAC of Nitrospirae bacterium YQR-1 contains these proteins:
- a CDS encoding aminotransferase class IV: MPVEEAKVSVFDHGLLYGDGFFETLRSYGGIVFKADEHLKRFNRAVSLLSMNLSISTEELEALIYKTIELNALSDSTIRVTVTRGAGPPGLDPVVCPKPTIFIYAHTFKPYPDSYYRDGMEIVTASVRRSPIECPAWKTLTQIKSINFLPNILAKIESKQSSAGEILLLNSSGHITECSVSNIFFVKGSALYTPSLECGILDGITRKVVTDIAQELSITVYEGEFFPATLYRADEVFLTNTIMEVMPVGKADGRVFNKERLITNRLAAAYRKETER